Part of the Puntigrus tetrazona isolate hp1 chromosome 10, ASM1883169v1, whole genome shotgun sequence genome is shown below.
TACAGATGCTCTGTGATTCTCATGATCTTCTCCAGCTTGTAAGCTGCCGCCATGGCTCAAACGTACTCCTTGCTGCTGCTGGGGGGTCTGGAGGACTTGGGGTACTTGGGAGATGATTTACCCTTTGGGCAGGAAGCGGCCAACATGCCTCCACCCATTACGTCCAAGAACGCACCTGCCCAGGCGATGAAAATGGCTGCACCGAACTCGTAcctataaacataaaacaaaacatcagcTCTACCCTTCCTTCTTGGTGACAAGTGGATAAGAAACATAAACCTAAGTGGATAAACCCAAACATAATATGCGAGCACGTTTGAACTTACTTTGTGTTGACTGGCGTGAAGGGGTTGTAGAAGTCCCGGACGATTTGATTCGTAAACCAGCCACAGGCGACGATGCTACAGAGGGCTGAGGAatggaagagaagagagagactaGTTACTTtccaaaaattcaaaaaatgtttttagcaatTTCGGTCCACAAAGAGGGAGTGAGCATTTGTGTCAACTGACAGATTCCGGGGGCAATAGCAAAAAGCGGATTCCTAACCTTGCAAGCATTCCCGTAATCTTGCCGTTTAAAATATCATCAAGCTATATGTGCTACAAGCACactttttgtgtgaactaacaCTAGCATAAACGCTGTTAAAGTGAACGTACCTCCAACAATGAGGATTATGCCGCCTGTCATGGCAATGCGGGACTTTTTGACCTTGTCATCGCCACCACAGTTAGTGCATTTCATGCCCATGCTGGCCACACCCAGTCCTGCCACCGAGAGGAGGATTGCTACGATCATCAGGGCACGAGTTGCCTGGAGAGAACCTGAAAGAGGGGGAGGGTACACAATGAGTGAGATACAAACAGAAAAGGCAAATAACTCGGTGGGGACAGAATTCCTGTgtgaattaaaaagaataaattaaaaactttaaatcaaTAGGTTCTTTACTAGGCTACAGGTAAGCTTATTCACTTATTGTTTATCTTGGTTTAAATCAGTTCAGCACACATGCAGGCCGGTGGATTAATAATGAATCAGAAAGATTACAGACATATTAGAGGGTTTTGAAATGGCctcattgtctttttttccctcctccctttgactcacacaaaaaaaagcccTTCCCCCAACTACACCTGCAGTCAGGTGCAACGGAGACCGGTTCCAACCGGAAGCCTCCTTTGAGAGCGCAGTGAGATAGCACACATATATGGGCAGCGATTCGCCCTTTAGCTTCACAGAAGGAACAGGTTTAACCAGTCTTTGGGAACTTGGGTATCGCTGCAACAATCTACTTTCTTTTTGCTTTGTGGGTATGGTTTGGCTTGCCAAAGTATTACAACACTTCACTTTCAGCATCGAGATCacattaagaaaaaacaaaacaaaatctgcttATTAGGGATGCATCTCttgaaattacataaaaatcttACAGGCTGTACGAAATGGCCGCCTAGGGCTGTTACATCACCTAGCTCGTTTTTTTGCTCACTTTGCTTTGCTCTCCATTACAGCGATCTCTCATATTTTATCCCTAACAGCAATACTACAGCGAGGCATATCAAACTTTTGTGTACATAACATAAAAACTCACTGATAAGAGTCTGTTTTACacaaagctaaat
Proteins encoded:
- the cldn7b gene encoding claudin-7-B, coding for MANKGLQLLGFTLSLLGLIGLIVGTILPQWKMSAYVGDNIITAIAMYQGLWMSCAFQSTGQMQCKVYDSILQLDSSLQATRALMIVAILLSVAGLGVASMGMKCTNCGGDDKVKKSRIAMTGGIILIVGALCSIVACGWFTNQIVRDFYNPFTPVNTKYEFGAAIFIAWAGAFLDVMGGGMLAASCPKGKSSPKYPKSSRPPSSSKEYV